A part of Olleya sp. Bg11-27 genomic DNA contains:
- a CDS encoding DUF6678 family protein, translating into MKNKKPKKINKTEKFKKLSRSKKAKIIISEQGYSGILNNQKWHNIFEIIENKNIVFKIKLLLNSNANYCAFIRELSETSILIDDSGKFIEFLEIDYIEMNKNDDILAFLNNKETEYFMDENIIKILGYKK; encoded by the coding sequence ATGAAAAATAAAAAACCAAAAAAAATTAATAAAACTGAAAAATTTAAAAAATTATCAAGGTCTAAAAAAGCCAAAATAATTATTTCAGAACAAGGTTATAGTGGAATTTTAAATAACCAAAAATGGCATAATATCTTTGAAATAATTGAGAATAAAAACATAGTATTTAAGATAAAACTATTGTTAAACTCTAATGCTAATTATTGTGCTTTTATTAGAGAATTATCTGAGACTTCAATTTTAATTGATGATTCTGGAAAGTTCATAGAGTTTCTAGAGATAGACTACATTGAAATGAACAAAAATGATGACATATTAGCTTTTTTAAACAATAAAGAAACTGAATACTTCATGGATGAAAATATTATTAAGATATTAGGGTACAAAAAATAA
- a CDS encoding fasciclin domain-containing protein gives MNISKLIKSTVFTVALFSTINGFSQDNMKKEKMKTEKTVMVGGAEMYPSKTIVANAVNSKEHTTLIAAVKAAGLVETLSSDGPFTVFAPTNAAFAKLPEGTVETLLQPENLTTLQTILKNHVVAGTLNAKTLLKLIKKGDGKAELTTVSGGLLTVWVKDKEVYITDQNGNSAKVTIVDVNQSNGVIHVIDTVVLPKA, from the coding sequence ATGAACATTTCAAAATTAATTAAATCAACAGTATTTACAGTGGCATTATTTTCAACAATTAACGGTTTTTCGCAAGACAACATGAAAAAAGAGAAGATGAAAACCGAAAAAACTGTTATGGTTGGTGGTGCAGAGATGTATCCAAGTAAAACCATTGTGGCCAATGCTGTAAACTCTAAAGAGCATACCACATTAATAGCGGCAGTAAAAGCCGCAGGATTAGTAGAGACGTTATCTAGTGACGGGCCATTTACAGTATTTGCGCCAACAAACGCTGCTTTTGCAAAATTACCAGAAGGTACGGTGGAGACTTTATTACAACCTGAAAACTTAACGACATTACAAACGATATTAAAAAACCACGTGGTAGCAGGGACATTAAATGCTAAAACGCTTTTAAAGTTAATTAAAAAAGGAGACGGAAAAGCAGAACTGACGACTGTAAGTGGTGGTCTGCTTACTGTTTGGGTAAAAGATAAGGAGGTTTATATCACCGATCAAAACGGAAACTCAGCAAAAGTAACAATCGTAGATGTTAATCAATCTAATGGAGTGATTCATGTTATTGATACGGTAGTGTTACCTAAAGCGTAG
- a CDS encoding RidA family protein codes for MSRIVEHNNTIYLCGQVAKDATKSIKEQTISTLEKVEELLNKAGSDKKHILSVTIYVRDMKDFSAMNDVWDAWVADGYQPARACVEARMARPELLVEMSVVAAKI; via the coding sequence ATGAGTCGGATTGTTGAACATAATAATACCATTTATCTTTGTGGACAAGTGGCAAAAGATGCTACCAAAAGCATAAAGGAACAAACGATATCAACCCTAGAAAAGGTCGAAGAATTGCTTAATAAAGCGGGTTCTGACAAAAAGCATATCCTTTCGGTAACAATTTATGTGAGAGATATGAAAGACTTCTCTGCAATGAATGACGTTTGGGATGCCTGGGTAGCGGACGGTTATCAACCAGCACGTGCATGTGTAGAAGCTAGAATGGCTAGACCTGAGTTACTTGTAGAAATGTCTGTAGTTGCGGCCAAAATATAG
- a CDS encoding ankyrin repeat domain-containing protein: MEAINTLFESIKNKDNTTLKTLLSANPKLAEAKDHRGFTPLILATYFDNETATKILVEHNAPINVKDASGNTALIGVSFKGNVAFAEYLIDNGADLNAINANGTTALTFATQYNKVDIVKLLLKHNADTTIKDNDGKTAFDYAEAKGFTEITGLLG, encoded by the coding sequence ATGGAAGCTATAAATACCCTTTTTGAAAGTATAAAAAACAAAGATAATACGACTTTAAAAACGTTGTTGAGTGCTAATCCTAAATTAGCAGAAGCTAAAGATCATCGCGGGTTTACGCCATTAATTTTAGCGACTTATTTTGATAATGAAACAGCTACCAAAATTTTAGTAGAACATAACGCCCCCATTAACGTTAAAGATGCGTCAGGAAACACGGCTTTGATTGGTGTGAGTTTTAAAGGAAATGTGGCTTTTGCTGAATATTTAATAGACAATGGTGCCGATTTAAATGCAATCAATGCTAACGGAACCACTGCCTTGACGTTTGCAACACAATATAATAAAGTCGACATAGTAAAACTGCTTTTAAAGCATAACGCCGATACAACCATTAAAGATAATGATGGTAAGACGGCTTTTGATTACGCTGAAGCGAAAGGGTTTACTGAAATTACTGGGCTTTTGGGGTAG
- a CDS encoding SMI1/KNR4 family protein, producing the protein MEKLNILQKTLNLTFPSIYTSFYVECQKSIPKGLIGTDLYHDKSKLKEWALELLKEDNAENFLTENDFVFMMHQGYMFWYFSADGSENPNVYFYREMSLKPDKITDLKTFLNEYQNAE; encoded by the coding sequence ATGGAAAAATTGAATATATTACAAAAAACACTTAACCTGACTTTTCCATCAATTTATACAAGTTTTTATGTAGAGTGTCAAAAATCTATTCCAAAAGGACTGATCGGGACTGACCTATATCACGATAAAAGCAAATTAAAAGAATGGGCTTTAGAATTATTAAAAGAAGATAATGCCGAAAACTTTTTGACTGAAAATGATTTTGTTTTTATGATGCATCAAGGATATATGTTTTGGTATTTTAGTGCCGACGGAAGCGAAAATCCGAATGTTTATTTTTATAGAGAAATGAGTTTAAAACCAGATAAAATAACCGATTTAAAAACGTTTCTGAATGAATATCAAAATGCTGAATAG
- a CDS encoding TetR/AcrR family transcriptional regulator — translation MKHSEIKNRIIETASSLFYKNGYNSTGINEIISEAGIAKSTLYAHFRSKEDICIAFLRFKDKNFNINMEEFTSSKPKGKSQILAIFDFLELFYNSEDFNGCWSIKTVSEISGNSETIRNEIQNQKNKFIQFITKLVTTNLDNIKEAQINSLSRKIYLLYEGAVVESYLHQANWPIKEAKDLCSILLK, via the coding sequence GTGAAACACTCCGAAATTAAAAACAGAATTATTGAAACTGCCTCGTCCTTATTTTATAAGAATGGGTATAACTCTACAGGAATAAATGAAATTATTTCCGAAGCAGGTATTGCAAAATCGACACTCTATGCTCATTTTAGATCAAAGGAAGATATCTGCATTGCTTTTCTGCGTTTTAAAGACAAAAATTTCAATATAAATATGGAAGAATTTACCTCTTCCAAACCAAAAGGAAAATCGCAAATATTAGCTATTTTTGACTTTCTTGAGTTATTTTATAATTCTGAAGATTTTAATGGATGTTGGTCTATCAAAACAGTTTCAGAAATCTCTGGGAATAGTGAAACGATTAGAAACGAAATACAAAATCAAAAAAATAAGTTTATTCAATTTATTACTAAACTGGTAACAACTAATTTAGATAATATTAAAGAAGCACAAATCAACTCACTATCTCGAAAAATATATTTACTCTACGAAGGTGCAGTTGTCGAAAGTTATTTGCATCAAGCAAATTGGCCTATTAAGGAAGCAAAGGATTTGTGTTCTATACTATTAAAATAA
- the katG gene encoding catalase/peroxidase HPI yields MDHSNNGDASQCPFMQGAMTTTEKSVTDWWPNTLNLDILHQQDTKTNPLGADFDYQEELKKLDVEALKKDLNAFMTDSQDWWPADWGHYGGLMIRMAWHAAGTYRLADGRGGGGTGNQRFAPLNSWPDNVSLDKARRLLWPIKKKYGNKVSWADLIILAGTIAYESMGLKTYGFAFGRQDIWHPETDVYWGAEKEWLAPSDSRYGNVENPETMENPLAAVQMGLIYVNPEGVNGKPDPLKTALQVRETFKRMAMDDEETVALTAGGHTVGKTHGNGDASILGADPESGDVVEQGLGWSNPTKSGKGRYTVTSGLEGAWTTHPTKWDNGFFEMLFNHDWELRKSPAGALQWEPVSIKDEDMPVDVEDLTTKHNPMMTDADMAMKMDPIYKEISLRFKDDFDAFSDTFARAWFKLTHRDMGPKDRWFGPDVPQEDLIWQDPIPKGNYNYDVNAVKAKIASTALTISELVATAWDSARTYRGSDFRGGTNGARIRLQPQKDWQGNEPEQLQKVLSVLEPIATQFGISLADTIVLAGNVGIEKAIKKAGQTVNLPFTPGRGDATQEMTDIESFESLEPLADGYRNWQKKEYVVSPEEMLLDKTQLLGLTAAEMTVLVGGMRVMGTNYGGTKHGVLTDNEGALTNDFFVNLTDMIYEWKSIDNGIYQIKNRKTGDVKFTATRVDLVFGSNSILRAYAEMYAQDDSKERFVTDFVAAWTKVMNANRFDLK; encoded by the coding sequence ATGGATCATAGTAATAATGGAGACGCAAGCCAATGCCCTTTTATGCAAGGCGCAATGACCACAACTGAAAAATCAGTCACAGATTGGTGGCCAAACACGCTAAATCTTGATATTTTACATCAACAGGATACAAAAACAAATCCATTAGGTGCTGATTTTGATTATCAGGAAGAATTAAAAAAATTAGATGTAGAGGCGCTTAAAAAAGATCTTAATGCATTTATGACAGATAGTCAAGATTGGTGGCCAGCAGATTGGGGACATTACGGCGGACTAATGATTAGAATGGCATGGCATGCTGCCGGTACTTACCGCTTAGCAGATGGACGTGGTGGTGGAGGAACCGGTAACCAACGTTTTGCACCGTTAAACTCTTGGCCAGATAATGTAAGTTTAGATAAAGCTAGACGTTTACTTTGGCCTATTAAGAAAAAATACGGAAATAAAGTAAGTTGGGCAGACCTTATTATTTTGGCAGGTACCATTGCTTATGAAAGTATGGGATTAAAAACGTATGGTTTTGCATTTGGTCGTCAAGATATTTGGCATCCAGAAACAGATGTGTATTGGGGAGCCGAAAAGGAATGGTTGGCACCAAGTGATTCTCGTTATGGTAATGTAGAAAATCCTGAAACAATGGAAAATCCTTTAGCAGCTGTACAAATGGGATTAATTTATGTTAATCCAGAAGGTGTAAATGGGAAACCAGATCCTTTAAAAACAGCGCTTCAGGTCAGAGAAACATTTAAGCGTATGGCTATGGATGATGAAGAAACCGTTGCTTTAACGGCGGGTGGACATACCGTTGGAAAAACACATGGAAATGGAGATGCTAGTATTTTAGGTGCTGATCCAGAAAGTGGCGATGTTGTAGAACAAGGTTTAGGTTGGTCTAATCCAACTAAATCAGGTAAAGGTCGTTATACGGTTACTAGTGGATTAGAAGGCGCATGGACAACACACCCAACTAAATGGGATAACGGATTTTTCGAAATGTTATTTAACCATGACTGGGAATTACGTAAAAGTCCAGCAGGTGCTTTACAGTGGGAGCCAGTAAGTATTAAAGACGAAGATATGCCAGTTGATGTTGAGGATTTAACAACTAAACATAATCCAATGATGACTGATGCCGATATGGCCATGAAAATGGATCCTATCTACAAAGAGATTTCATTGCGTTTTAAAGACGATTTTGATGCCTTTTCAGACACATTTGCTCGTGCTTGGTTTAAATTAACGCATCGTGATATGGGACCAAAAGACCGCTGGTTTGGACCAGATGTACCACAAGAGGATTTAATTTGGCAAGACCCAATTCCAAAAGGGAATTATAATTATGATGTCAATGCTGTAAAAGCTAAAATTGCGAGTACAGCGTTAACTATATCAGAATTAGTTGCCACAGCTTGGGATAGTGCAAGAACCTATAGAGGATCAGATTTTAGAGGTGGTACTAATGGGGCACGTATACGTTTACAGCCTCAAAAAGATTGGCAAGGTAACGAACCAGAACAATTACAAAAAGTACTGTCGGTTTTAGAACCTATTGCCACTCAGTTTGGTATTAGTCTGGCAGATACTATTGTATTAGCAGGTAATGTTGGTATAGAAAAAGCAATTAAAAAGGCAGGACAGACTGTTAATTTGCCGTTTACACCTGGTAGAGGTGATGCAACGCAAGAGATGACAGATATCGAATCTTTTGAGTCACTAGAGCCACTTGCGGATGGTTATAGAAACTGGCAGAAAAAAGAGTATGTTGTGAGCCCTGAAGAAATGCTATTGGATAAAACCCAATTATTGGGCTTGACAGCTGCAGAAATGACTGTTTTAGTAGGAGGTATGCGTGTGATGGGTACTAATTATGGCGGAACTAAACACGGTGTCTTGACAGACAACGAAGGCGCTTTAACTAACGACTTTTTTGTAAACCTTACTGATATGATTTACGAATGGAAATCTATTGATAATGGAATTTATCAAATTAAAAACCGTAAAACAGGAGACGTTAAGTTTACCGCAACTCGTGTCGATTTGGTCTTTGGTTCTAACTCTATTTTACGCGCTTACGCGGAAATGTATGCCCAAGACGATAGTAAAGAAAGATTTGTAACGGACTTTGTTGCAGCTTGGACTAAAGTGATGAACGCAAATCGTTTTGACTTAAAATAA
- a CDS encoding MalY/PatB family protein produces the protein MMSSKKYQFNQVLDRKGTNAMSIEGYRGYLFDPDEDLSGNYQEADFIKMWVADMEFAIAPEIINAMKNRLEHPLLGYSMVADPSYALSFKQWCIERYQWQFDINHLVHAKGVIPALYDLIGHICKSDEKVLIVTPSYAFFKHGTDYNNVALVCSDLIEEEGRFNIDMDDIKKKTADPKCVLAVFCNPHNPTGRLWSKKELVAFGDVCLKNGLTIISDEIHCDLLRKDKRFTPLASLFPNSDKIITCMAPSKTFNLAGNMLANIIIPNEELRVKYNKNYLPFENPLSIVAAHAAYSEGHAWLTGLTDYLDDNFKYLKKQLDTYLPHAEFTIPEATYLAWVNISYYFSDNENLTLYFARNAGVLLEGGNMFVANADGYIRLNLACPRVILEEGLRRVIQAVLEK, from the coding sequence ATGATGTCATCTAAAAAATATCAATTTAATCAAGTATTAGACCGAAAAGGGACCAATGCTATGTCTATAGAAGGGTATAGAGGTTATCTTTTTGATCCAGATGAAGATCTTAGTGGTAACTATCAAGAAGCCGATTTTATTAAAATGTGGGTGGCAGATATGGAATTTGCTATAGCACCAGAAATTATCAATGCTATGAAAAACCGCTTAGAACATCCCTTATTGGGGTATTCTATGGTAGCAGATCCGTCTTATGCTCTGAGTTTTAAGCAATGGTGTATAGAGCGTTATCAGTGGCAGTTTGATATAAACCATTTGGTACATGCTAAAGGGGTTATTCCTGCTTTGTATGATTTAATTGGTCATATCTGTAAATCAGATGAAAAAGTATTAATTGTTACGCCTTCTTATGCCTTTTTTAAGCACGGAACTGATTATAATAACGTCGCCTTGGTCTGTTCTGATTTGATAGAAGAGGAGGGCAGGTTTAATATAGATATGGATGATATTAAAAAGAAAACGGCGGATCCAAAATGTGTTTTGGCGGTGTTCTGTAATCCTCATAATCCAACAGGTCGATTATGGTCTAAAAAAGAATTAGTTGCGTTTGGTGATGTTTGTTTAAAAAATGGATTGACTATTATATCTGACGAAATTCATTGTGATTTACTACGTAAAGATAAACGCTTTACACCTTTGGCTAGTCTTTTTCCTAATTCGGATAAGATTATCACTTGTATGGCGCCAAGCAAAACATTTAATCTAGCTGGTAATATGTTGGCTAATATTATTATTCCCAACGAAGAATTAAGAGTTAAATACAACAAAAATTATTTACCTTTTGAAAACCCATTAAGTATTGTAGCTGCTCATGCTGCATATTCAGAAGGTCATGCCTGGCTTACTGGATTGACAGATTATCTAGATGATAATTTTAAGTATTTAAAAAAACAATTGGATACGTATTTGCCTCATGCAGAATTTACAATTCCAGAGGCAACCTATTTGGCTTGGGTAAATATTAGTTATTATTTTTCTGATAATGAAAATCTAACCTTGTATTTTGCAAGAAATGCAGGTGTTTTACTAGAAGGAGGAAATATGTTTGTTGCTAATGCTGATGGCTATATTCGATTAAACCTTGCTTGTCCTAGAGTAATACTAGAAGAAGGTTTGCGAAGAGTCATACAAGCCGTTTTAGAAAAGTAA
- a CDS encoding carboxymuconolactone decarboxylase family protein, which translates to MYDMKQLNKLGSLGKGAPATMKAFQALDEAAMGEGAIPKKYKELIALAVALTTQCPYCLEIHKKHAVEAGATEEELAETTFIAAVLRAGAAVVHGTHLME; encoded by the coding sequence ATGTATGACATGAAACAATTGAATAAATTAGGAAGTTTAGGTAAAGGAGCACCGGCTACAATGAAAGCTTTTCAAGCATTGGATGAAGCAGCTATGGGAGAAGGAGCTATTCCTAAAAAATATAAAGAATTAATAGCTTTGGCAGTAGCACTAACGACACAATGTCCTTATTGTCTTGAGATTCACAAGAAACATGCAGTTGAGGCTGGAGCAACTGAAGAAGAATTAGCAGAAACAACTTTTATTGCAGCAGTATTAAGAGCAGGTGCAGCGGTTGTTCACGGTACCCATCTTATGGAGTAA